The segment CTCGGCGCGGGAGGCTGGACGCCGAGCCCGAGAAAGCTGAGGCTCGATTCGGCCATGATCGTCATGCCCAGCCCGAGCGTGTACACCACGATGACCGGCGAGAGGCACTGCGGCAGAATGTGCCGCCTGACGAGCGAAAGATGCCCGGCGCCCGCGAGCCGCGCCGCCTGCACGTATTCGCGGTTCTTCACGGAGAGGACCTGCGCGCGGACGAGCCGCGCGGTCGCCGCCCAGCCCACGACGCCGAGCGTGAGGGTCAGCGAGAGGAACCCCGGCGCGACGACCGCCATGACGGCGATGAGCAGGAGCAGCGTCGGGAAGGCGAAGGTGATGTCGGCGAGGCGCATGATGACCGTCTCCGTCCGGCCGCCGACGTACCCGGCGAGCACGCCGAAGAACAGCCCGAGGAAAACCGATACCGTCCGGGCGACGAAGCCGACGCCGATCGAGAGCCGCGCCCCGAGCAGGACGCGGGCGAGGACGTCCCGGCCGAAGGGATCGGTCCCGAAGGGGTGGGCCGCCGAGGGGGGACGCAGGGCGGCGTCGAGATCGATCTCGCCGCCCCCGCCGGCGATCCGTCCGGCGAAGATTGCGCCGAGCAGGACGACCGCCAGAAGACACAGCCCCGCGACGGCGGCGGGACGCCGGCGGAACCTGCGGGACAGCCCCGCCTGCTCGCCCGTCACGATCCTCCCCCCTCTCGCGTCCGCGGATCGATCAGGCGGTAGCTCACGTCGACGAGGAGATTGACGAAAACGAAGACGACCGCCATGAAGAGCACCGCGCCCTGGATG is part of the Candidatus Krumholzibacteriota bacterium genome and harbors:
- a CDS encoding ABC transporter permease → MTGEQAGLSRRFRRRPAAVAGLCLLAVVLLGAIFAGRIAGGGGEIDLDAALRPPSAAHPFGTDPFGRDVLARVLLGARLSIGVGFVARTVSVFLGLFFGVLAGYVGGRTETVIMRLADITFAFPTLLLLIAVMAVVAPGFLSLTLTLGVVGWAATARLVRAQVLSVKNREYVQAARLAGAGHLSLVRRHILPQCLSPVIVVYTLGLGMTIMAESSLSFLGLGVQPPAPSWGRMVSGGIVFMRAAPWLTFFPGLVLTLTVCSFNLVGDGLRDALDPRGGKRAAAAKGVDR